A portion of the Edaphobacter lichenicola genome contains these proteins:
- the rfbC gene encoding dTDP-4-dehydrorhamnose 3,5-epimerase, giving the protein METYRQDNFRDMGLPTEWVQDNHSRSSKGVLRGLHFQWEPPMSKLMRVTRGAAFLVAVDIRKGSPTLGKWFGLEVTADNKKQVYAPYGFARGFCALTDGCEVQYKCTGIYNSGAESGIYYNDPEIGIEWPLADVTVSAKDAKAQSLEEWLASPSSDNIIYQSKSAFAGGVK; this is encoded by the coding sequence ATGGAGACATATCGTCAAGACAACTTTAGAGACATGGGGTTGCCCACCGAATGGGTTCAAGACAATCACTCTCGCTCCTCAAAAGGAGTGCTCCGTGGTCTCCATTTTCAATGGGAGCCACCGATGAGTAAGTTGATGCGGGTAACTCGTGGCGCGGCTTTTCTCGTCGCAGTAGATATTCGTAAGGGATCACCCACCCTAGGTAAATGGTTCGGCCTCGAAGTCACAGCGGACAACAAGAAGCAGGTATACGCACCGTACGGATTTGCACGGGGCTTCTGCGCGCTTACAGACGGGTGCGAAGTGCAATACAAGTGCACCGGAATCTACAACTCTGGAGCAGAGTCGGGTATCTACTACAACGATCCTGAGATCGGCATTGAGTGGCCTCTTGCAGACGTCACCGTATCTGCCAAAGATGCCAAGGCCCAATCTTTGGAAGAGTGGCTTGCATCGCCATCGTCTGACAACATCATCTATCAATCCAAATCAGCGTTTGCTGGAGGAGTGAAATAA
- a CDS encoding NAD-dependent epimerase/dehydratase family protein → MRILIAGGAGYVGSALIPHLLDRGYTIDVVDLFWFGNNLPNYVGVLEKNIFDLQVSDLAGYDQVIFLAGLSNDPMADFSPAKNFIFNASAPAYLAYIAKKAKVKRYIYASSCSVYGYTENELFDEDCPVNSANPYGISKLQGERAVMQMVDSDFSVIALRKGTVSGYSPRMRYDLLVNTMFKCAMKEGMIHVNDPAIWRPFLAIEDAVMAYTRAIEANESLNGIFNIASGNHTVGEVADLVKFAVEEEFGQKIALDIKHVRDARNYKVSIDRANTILSFHPHHTVRSIVRSLISNMDKCGDWDNCKYYNIHVFKELEKLNPVDSYALTQAAGGAR, encoded by the coding sequence ATGCGTATTCTTATTGCTGGTGGCGCTGGTTATGTCGGTTCTGCACTAATTCCACATCTTCTGGATCGCGGCTACACGATCGACGTCGTCGATCTTTTCTGGTTCGGCAACAACCTACCGAACTATGTAGGCGTCCTCGAGAAAAACATCTTCGATCTGCAGGTGTCCGATCTTGCTGGCTACGATCAAGTCATTTTCCTGGCGGGTTTATCAAATGACCCGATGGCAGATTTTTCACCTGCCAAAAACTTCATCTTCAATGCATCCGCACCGGCATACTTGGCCTACATCGCCAAGAAGGCTAAGGTGAAGCGGTATATCTATGCGAGTTCGTGCTCGGTTTACGGATACACAGAGAACGAGCTCTTCGATGAGGATTGCCCCGTCAACTCAGCTAACCCATACGGTATCTCCAAGCTACAGGGTGAGCGCGCCGTTATGCAGATGGTCGATTCTGACTTCTCTGTCATCGCCCTACGCAAGGGAACAGTCTCTGGATACAGCCCGCGCATGCGCTACGATCTACTCGTCAACACGATGTTTAAGTGTGCAATGAAAGAAGGAATGATTCACGTCAACGATCCAGCGATATGGAGGCCCTTCCTCGCAATCGAAGACGCTGTTATGGCATACACGCGCGCTATCGAGGCCAACGAGTCCCTCAATGGCATCTTCAACATCGCATCCGGCAACCATACGGTGGGTGAAGTAGCCGATCTCGTAAAGTTTGCGGTTGAAGAAGAGTTTGGTCAAAAGATCGCGCTCGACATCAAGCACGTCAGAGATGCACGAAACTATAAGGTCTCAATCGACCGTGCAAATACCATTCTGAGTTTTCATCCACATCACACCGTCAGGTCTATCGTGCGCAGCCTGATCAGCAATATGGACAAGTGCGGAGACTGGGATAACTGCAAGTACTACAACATCCACGTCTTCAAGGAGCTCGAAAAACTGAACCCAGTCGACAGCTATGCGTTGACCCAGGCTGCTGGAGGCGCTCGGTGA
- the rfbD gene encoding dTDP-4-dehydrorhamnose reductase — translation MKVAVLGSNGQLGSDVCAAFLRNGDQVIGLTHSDIEVTSPSAVNAVLTASMPEFIVNTAAMHHVDKCEADPLAAFQGNAMGAKYVAQWAQQAGATIAYVSTDYVFDGKKGAPYLEIDAAVPLNTYGITKLAGENYTAAIAPKHFVLRVSAIYGHQPCRAKGGLNFVEMMLKLSRERDELRVVDDEFVSPTPTAQIAEQLVALSRSTHYGLYHATTEGSCSWYEFADEIFRATGTKIRLEKARPGEFPAKVLRPKYSVLENHALKAAQLNVFTDWRDGLEGYLRART, via the coding sequence GTGAAGGTTGCAGTACTGGGCTCCAACGGACAACTAGGCAGCGATGTATGCGCAGCCTTCCTGCGAAATGGCGATCAGGTCATCGGTCTCACCCATTCGGATATCGAGGTAACTTCGCCTTCCGCAGTCAATGCGGTGCTTACAGCTTCAATGCCGGAGTTCATCGTCAATACTGCAGCCATGCATCATGTAGATAAATGCGAGGCCGATCCCCTCGCTGCCTTCCAAGGCAACGCAATGGGCGCAAAGTACGTGGCCCAATGGGCCCAACAGGCAGGTGCGACAATAGCGTACGTAAGCACGGATTACGTCTTTGACGGGAAGAAAGGTGCTCCATACCTGGAAATCGACGCTGCCGTTCCACTCAACACCTATGGAATTACCAAGCTGGCAGGAGAGAACTACACCGCCGCTATTGCCCCGAAGCACTTCGTGCTTCGCGTCTCCGCCATCTACGGCCATCAGCCATGCCGCGCAAAGGGCGGGCTTAACTTCGTCGAAATGATGTTGAAACTGTCTCGCGAACGCGACGAACTTCGTGTCGTTGACGATGAGTTCGTTTCACCCACACCCACCGCACAGATCGCAGAGCAGTTGGTTGCACTCAGCCGCTCGACACACTACGGTCTTTACCACGCAACCACCGAAGGAAGCTGCTCGTGGTACGAATTTGCTGACGAGATCTTCCGCGCCACAGGCACCAAAATTCGCTTGGAAAAGGCACGGCCAGGAGAGTTTCCGGCAAAGGTTTTGCGTCCGAAATACTCCGTCCTTGAAAATCACGCACTAAAAGCAGCCCAGTTGAACGTGTTCACAGACTGGCGAGACGGCTTAGAAGGATATCTCCGTGCGCGCACCTAA
- the lhgO gene encoding L-2-hydroxyglutarate oxidase, with translation MNDKHYDVAIIGAGIIGLAVGLQLTRRNPDLKVIILDKENEVASHQTGHNSGVIHSGLYYKPGSLKARLCVEGSAAMIRFCEEHAIPYDVCGKIIVATEEREIPNLNELLRRGRANGVSGLRELNPDQIHEIEPNSAGLRGIHVPTTAITDFKIVSGKYAELIKKDGGEVLTGSGVTRIVRDADGIILETSSGTIHARFAVNCAGLQSDLIAKMAGASLGLRIVPFRGEYFELVPAKQHLIKGLIYPVADPRFPFLGVHFTKRIHGGVEAGPNAVLSLKREGYTRTSFNLSDALSTASFAGFWKMASRHWKSGMEEVYRSWSKQAFTRALQKLLPSLSDEDIQPAGSGVRAQALDNRGNLLDDFHFVYQDRILHVCNVPSPAATASLLIGREIVSMLERNSDFKKIQVAVKQEIPSACIN, from the coding sequence ATGAACGACAAACACTACGATGTTGCCATTATTGGAGCCGGAATCATCGGGCTCGCCGTAGGTTTGCAACTCACTCGTAGAAATCCCGACCTGAAGGTCATCATTCTCGATAAAGAGAACGAAGTTGCCTCTCACCAGACGGGACACAACAGTGGAGTCATCCACTCTGGCTTGTACTACAAGCCAGGTTCGCTAAAAGCCCGGCTATGTGTCGAGGGCAGCGCGGCCATGATTCGGTTCTGCGAGGAACACGCAATCCCTTATGATGTCTGTGGCAAGATCATCGTCGCAACCGAAGAGCGCGAGATACCCAATCTAAATGAGCTGCTGCGTCGCGGACGCGCAAATGGCGTATCTGGCCTTCGCGAACTGAACCCCGATCAGATCCATGAGATTGAGCCTAACTCAGCGGGGCTGCGCGGCATCCATGTGCCGACTACTGCCATCACAGACTTCAAAATCGTCTCCGGTAAGTACGCCGAGCTTATAAAAAAAGACGGAGGTGAAGTACTTACCGGCTCCGGCGTCACGCGCATTGTGCGTGACGCCGACGGCATTATTCTGGAAACCTCTTCCGGAACAATTCACGCACGTTTTGCCGTCAACTGCGCTGGACTGCAGAGCGACCTCATCGCAAAGATGGCTGGCGCAAGCCTTGGACTTCGCATCGTGCCGTTCCGCGGCGAATACTTTGAGCTCGTACCCGCTAAACAACATCTCATCAAAGGCCTCATCTATCCCGTTGCGGACCCACGCTTTCCATTCTTAGGAGTCCACTTCACCAAGCGTATTCATGGCGGCGTCGAAGCCGGCCCGAATGCCGTTCTCTCGTTAAAACGGGAGGGTTACACCAGAACATCGTTCAACCTCTCCGACGCGCTCTCAACCGCATCATTCGCTGGATTCTGGAAAATGGCCTCTCGCCACTGGAAGAGCGGAATGGAAGAAGTCTATCGCTCCTGGAGTAAGCAGGCGTTTACACGAGCGCTCCAAAAACTGTTACCCAGTCTCAGCGACGAAGACATCCAGCCGGCAGGCTCCGGCGTACGCGCTCAAGCTTTGGACAATCGTGGAAATCTATTGGACGATTTTCATTTCGTTTACCAGGATCGAATTCTTCACGTCTGCAATGTGCCTTCCCCGGCCGCTACCGCTTCCCTGTTGATCGGCAGGGAGATCGTCTCG